The Actinomycetes bacterium genome includes a region encoding these proteins:
- a CDS encoding DUF4097 family beta strand repeat-containing protein: MPTFDTPQPISVTVEFGVGDLQIVASERTDTTVEVRPSDPAKQADVTAAEQTRVEYAGGRLLIKAPKSWRQYTFRGGGESVDVRVELPAGSQLRGETGVAALRCRGRLGECRYKTGIGDLQLDQAGAVQLRTGVGDITVERADGDAELTTGSGSVRIDGIDGTAVVKNSNGDTWIGRVTGDLRVNAANGRISVDQASATVAAKSANGDVRLGEIAHGAVLAQTAFGKVEIGIRDGAAAWLDLNTRYGTVRNDLDAAERPGPGEDAVEVRARTAFGDITIHRSSANDPGKDKT, encoded by the coding sequence ATGCCCACCTTCGATACTCCCCAACCGATCTCCGTCACCGTCGAGTTCGGCGTCGGCGACCTCCAGATCGTGGCCAGCGAGCGCACCGACACCACGGTCGAGGTGCGCCCGAGCGACCCCGCCAAGCAGGCCGACGTGACCGCCGCCGAGCAGACCCGCGTCGAGTACGCCGGCGGCAGGCTGCTGATCAAGGCCCCCAAGAGCTGGAGGCAGTACACCTTCCGAGGGGGCGGCGAGTCGGTCGACGTGCGGGTCGAGCTGCCGGCCGGCTCGCAGCTGCGAGGCGAGACCGGGGTGGCGGCGCTGCGCTGCCGAGGTCGCCTGGGCGAGTGCCGCTACAAGACCGGCATCGGCGACCTCCAGCTCGACCAGGCGGGCGCAGTCCAGCTCCGGACCGGTGTCGGCGACATCACCGTGGAGCGGGCCGACGGCGACGCCGAGCTCACGACGGGTTCCGGCTCCGTGCGGATCGATGGCATCGACGGCACGGCGGTGGTCAAGAACTCCAACGGCGACACCTGGATCGGCCGGGTCACCGGAGACCTGCGGGTCAATGCGGCCAACGGCCGGATCTCGGTCGACCAGGCGAGCGCGACGGTCGCCGCCAAGTCCGCCAACGGCGACGTCCGCCTGGGCGAGATCGCGCACGGCGCCGTCCTCGCCCAGACCGCCTTCGGCAAGGTCGAGATCGGGATCCGCGACGGCGCCGCCGCCTGGCTGGACCTCAACACCCGCTACGGCACCGTGCGCAACGACCTGGACGCCGCCGAGCGTCCCGGACCGGGCGAGGACGCGGTCGAGGTTCGCGCCCGCACCGCCTTCGGGGACATCACCATCCACCGCTCCTCCGCCAACGACCCCGGAAAGGACAAGACATGA